The genomic region TCATTAGAAGGAAAGGATTATGAGCATTTATTGTTCTCATATCACGGTGTTCCTAAAAGACATATCAGAAAAAGCGACATTACAAAAAGCCATTGTAAAATGGATGGTAAATGTTGTTCAACTCCTTCACCAGCTCATCAATATTGTTATAGCCATCAATGTAAAGAAGTCACTCGATTAGTAGGTGAGTATCTAGGAATGGAGGATGGAACATATTCTACTAGTTTTCAATCGAGGTTAGGTTTTGATCCATGGTTAACACCTTATACAGACCGAACTATTGAAAAAATGGGTCTGGGCGGAACTAAAAAAATGGCTATTGTAACTCCAGCTTTTGTAAGTGATTGTCTTGAAACATTAGAAGAAATTGCTATGGAAGGTGAGGAGATTTTTCACGAGGTAAATGGAGAACAATTTCACGTTATCCCATGTTTGAACACGAGAGAAGATTGGGTTAAAGTTTTATCGCGATGGATTGATGAATGGGCGATGAGTGAAGCGATTGTGTAGGTATTTAATCTCGCTTTCGCGAAAGCGTGTCTTACATATTAATTGAAAAATTATTAAAAAAAGACCTTTAAAAATAAAGGTCTTTTTTTTGCCATACATTTACCCAATATGAATTCTAATCAACCTACAAAATCTCAAATATTAGGGACAGATTCTATACCAGCATTACTTATCCGTCAAGCTTTACCAGCTTCAATAGGTATTCTAGTGATGTCGTTAAACATATTAGTAGATACCATATTTGTAGGTAACTGGATAGGTTCTATCGCAATTGCTGCTATAAATGTGGTCTTGCCTGTTTCCTTTTTTATAGCAGCATTAGGAATGGCTATAGGTATAGGTGGTTCAAGTATTATATCTAGAGCTTTAGGGGCAAATAATTATGAGAAAGCGCGCAAGGTATTTGGCAATCAGATAGCGATTACTCAAGTTATTACTATTCTTTGTGTTGTGTTTGGGTTATGGTTTATGGATTCTTTAGTGTTTTCTTTTGGAGGTAAAGGAGCGATTTTTGAGCCAGCAAAAATTTACTATCGCATTGTACTATACGGCGTTCCTGTTTTAGCCTTGTGCATGATGGGTAATACGGTTATACGTGCCGAAGGTGCTCCTACACATGCAATGATTGCTATGTTGATACCTTCAGTGGGTAATTTACTATTAGATTATATACTTATCAATCAACTGGGTATGGGAATGGAAGGTGCTGCATGGGCAACGACGATAAGTTATGGGTTGTGCTTTGCTTATGTTGCATGGTTCTTTATTTCAGGTAAAAGTGAATTAGTAGGTAAATTAAAAGACCTTTTACCAGACTGGTATATATTAAAAGAAATAGGTGGACTGGGCTTTGTGACTTTGTCTAGACAAGCCATGAGTAGTGTTCTATATCTTATTTTAAATAATGTATTGTTTGAATTAGGTGGAGAAGAGAGTGTTTCAGTATTTGGGATCATTGGCAGGATGATGATGTTTGCATTGTTTCCTGTAATGGGTATAACACAAGGTTTCTTACCTATTGCAGGTTATAATTATGGAGCTCAAAAATGGGAACGTGTTCGAGAAGTGATTTTTACATCTATTAAATTTGCTTGTGGTTTAGGAGTACTCATATTTTTAGGTCTTTTCTTCTTTACGCGTGAAATCGCTGGTATTTTTACAGACAATACTGTGGTCATTGAGGAAACCTCGTTTGCACTGAAATTAGTGTTTATAGCGGTACCTATAATTTCTATTCAACTTATAGGAGCAGCATATTATCAGGCAATAGGGAAAGTGATTCCTGCATTACTACTTACACTGTTGCGCATGGGCTTTATTTTAATTCCGTTGATTTTAATTTTGCCTAATATCTATGGAGAATTAGGAGTTTGGATTAGTTTTCCAATTGCAGATATTCTATCCACTATTATCACAGCATGGTATTTATGGGTTGCAATGAAAAAGCTTAAGAACTCATAAAGTTGCAGATTGTTAGTTATTTACGCTTTTGGTCGATGAATTGTGAATAATTATATTAATTGATGTTAAAAACTACATATTGTCAATTATTCTTACTTTTTTTGCTCAAAATAATTTCCCTATGTTAAGAGCCTTATTTTGCCTACTAATGACTTCTGCCTTAAGCTTTGCACAAGTCGGAATTCAAACTAATGATCCACAGGCAGCTTTAGATATTGCTTCTTCAGATGCTGGTCTACTAGTGCCTAGAGTTGAATTAATAGATACCACGGATATTACAACAGTTACAAATCCAGATGGTAGTTCTTTAGTAAAATCTACTTTAGTTTATAACACGATAACTAGAAATGATGTGCTGCCGGCATTTTATTATTGGAATGGTGTCAACAAATGGTTAAGATTATTAGTAGCAGATGATAATGAGGATATCTGGAAAGCAAATCCAGCAAATGGACGTGTAGAAATAGATAAATTAAGTGATGGTGTCACCGACCGTCCTAATAATAATGTATACATCACAGATGAAAGCCAATTGATTATTGATCAGGTAACGACAAATAACGATAATGGTGGTTCTCGTAAAATACAAGTGTATAACGGTGATATAGCAAATTACTCAAATATTGATAATGGTGCTGCCTTTGGATACTTAGGGCATAAGTCTCGTGGTAGCATAAGCACGCCTACAACGGTACAGCCAAGTGATGCAGTAACAGCTTATTATTCATTGCCGCATAATGGTACAGGTTATGTTTTATCATCTTACTTTTTACAAGGTGTAGATCCATCTTGGGATGGTGTAGATTCACGAATTCCTGGTTACTTTTCCTGGCATACTACATCTCCAGGTATAGAAGGTGAGAAAATGAGACTTACTTCAAATGGTTTATTAGGTGTTAATACTTCTTCTCCTTCAGAAGTATTAGAGGTTCATGGTAATGCAGGAAACAATTGGGATGGAGATTTTGACGTTTACAGTTATAGTACAAATATTTCGTCATTTCATGTACGTAGTGCAAGTGGTAGCCGCTATGCACCTGGTAGTATGAATGGAAAGTCAAATGCAAATATCTATAACATGGAAGCCCAAGGCTATAATGGTAGTAATTATATAACCGCTAGTGCAATAAGATTAGGAGTTACCGCAACAGCAAATGTAACTGCTAGTGCCATGCCAGGAAGAATGGACTTTTTAACTACTGAAAGAGGTACCAATTCTTTGCGTAATAGAATGACCATTGATGATAATGGTAACATAGGGATCAACACGACAGCTGCTCTTACAGAAAAATTAGAGGTGAATGGTACCATTAAAGCTACGGATATAAACTTCACAGGATTACCTGTGTTTGCTAGTGATGCAGATGCTTCTGCAAATGCTTCCTTAGAAGTAGGATCTGTTTACATTGTAGGGAATACTTTGAAAATTAAAATGTAAAAGTTTTAATATTCGCTTTCGCGGAAGCGAAACGATTAAAGTTTCTTTAAACTTGTTTTTTGCTATGCGTGCATACAATATCTTTACTTTAAATAAAGATAGCAATGTATACTAAAGAATTTGACGTGCGCTGGAGTGATCTAGACGCAAATAGACATATGGCAAATAGTGCTTACCAAAACTTTATGAGTCATACACGTATGGCATTTCTAATAGATAATGATTTTGGACAGCGAGAAATGGCTCAGTATGAAACTGGACCTGTAATCTTCAATGAAAATATATTCTATTTTAAAGAAATTCATCAAGGGAAGCCTATCACTGTTAGTTGTGAAGTAACAGGTATGAGCGAGGATGGCAGTCTTTTCAGTTTTAGACACAACTTTTATGATTATAAAGGGCGTAATGTAGCGCGTGGTCTAATGACTGGTGCATGGATGAACTTGAGAGAGCGTAAAATCACCTCACTGCATCCAGAATTACATGAGAAGATTAAAAACTTTCCCATGGCAGCAGATTTTAAGGTACTCAGTAAATTAGATACAAGAGCACACGGAGAATTCCCTCAAGATCGATAATGCTATAGGACTCACAACAGTAGGTAAGTAATATTGAATTTAAAGCAGATGGTCGATTTTAAATAATTATTTTTTAAGTTAAATCCTTAGAGAACAATTATTTATTATCTTTAAGTATGAATTCAATTAGAGAATCTGTTTTCTATCCAGAGGTATTAAAGGAAATAAATATGCATTATGGCAATTTTTATTTCTTTGATGGTTTTATTGTCTCTGAGGTGTTCAAAAATGTAGTTTTTGGATGGGAAGAGGCTAAACCTATCATTAATGCAGCAACATCCTTTTATAATACAGATGGTAGCAAGTTGGTTTATATCTCAAATAGAATTAATAAATACTCTGTTAAACCAGTAGACTGGTTTCACTTTGCAAATTATTCTTTTAAATTGTTGGGGTATGGCGTAGTCAATTATACTGATCCAGGCTTAATAAATTCAAAGTTAGAATCCTTATTTGTTAAATCTAAGTTTAAGTCTTTCACAAATTTAATGGATGCCTTACAATGGGCTGCCGCATTAAAGAACACGATAAGAAGTTAACCGGCTTTTTTAGGTATACTGGTTATAAAAACTCCAGTAAAAATAAGTCCGCCTGCAATAAGTTTGTATAAAGTAATTTGATCCTTATCTAACCCTATTGCTATAAGTGTTGCGAGTAATGGTTGTAAATAAACAAAAACTGCAACGACACTAGGTTTAAGCGTTCTTATCGCTATAATATTAAGCATATAAGTGCCAAAAGTAGCAAAAAGTACTACATAGCCTATGTACCACAAAGTATCTGTATTTGCGGTGCCAAAGTCAAACGCTAGCCCTTCCATAATACCAAAAGGTGTAATAAATAACACGCCAAACAAGTACAACCACTTCATTAAGGTAAAAACATGATAGCGTGTGGTCAGTTTTTTTGCTAGAATGATGTAAAAAGAATATGAAACTGCGTTAATAAAAACCAAGAAATTACCTAATGCTGGATCTGTGGCATTTTCACTACTACCGTTATTTGATAAGAATATCAATAATGCCGCACCGCTAAAACCTATTAAAATTCCTAAAATACGACTTGCATACAATCGCTCTTTCAAAAAAATGGCGCTTAATACTAATACTATTATAGGAGTAGTTACCATAAGTACAGATGCACTTATAGGAGAGGTGAGAGATAAACCTTTCATAAAAGTCACCATGTTAAAACCTACTCCACAAAATGCTGCTAGAGCTAGTAATGGCAGTTCTTTTATAGGCACTTTTTCTTTAGGACCTACAAAGGTCGCAATTAACCAGAATATAGCGCACGTGACGAGAACCCTATACCAGGCAAGACCAAATGGTCCCACAAACTCTGGTGTAACTTCTTTTGCTGCCGTAAAATTATAAGCATAAAATAAAGCTACTAAAAAGCCACAAATGATGGCGACCGTTCTTTTGCTCATTATGAAATAGCTTCTTTAGCTGCGGCAATCACTTTTTTAGAATTACCAATAAATGCCTGATCAGTATAAATAAGAATAGGTCGTTTTATAAAAGTATAATGATCTAACAATAATTCTTTATAATCGTTTTCTGTGAGTTCTTTTTCATGCAAGCCGCGACCACGATAAAGCTGTGCACGTCTATTAAATAAAGCTTCATAAGAACCAGCTTGATCTTTTAAAAACTCTATTTGCTCCAGTGTGATCGGTTTCTCTTTTGTGTTCTGTAGCTCTACTGTTTCTGGTAGATTAAGTTCACTTTTAATACGTTGACAAGTGTTACAGCTGTCTAAATAGATAAATAGATTTTTCATATCACAAAATTACGATAGCTTTTTTGATAAGGAATATCTTTAGACTTATAATTAGCAGCTTTGTTTCGCTTTCGCGAAAGCGTATTCAAATAATCATCCATATTTTAAATAAACATGTGGATAAATATTTTAATTATCGCATCACAGGTTTATCTTTATTTAATGGAAAAGAAGCAATTGAATTTTAATACTAAGGCTATTCATGGTGGTCAAGAAAATATAGATCCAGCATATAACTCAGTAATGCCACCTATTTATCAAACCACCACATTTAAACAAAGCACACCACACGGGCATAAAGGCTTTGAATACTCACGTAGTGGTAATCCTACACGTGATGCTTTAGAAAAGTCTATGGCTAGTCTTGAGAATGGTGCTTATGGAATTGCATTCGGTTCTGGTCTAGCTGCTATTGATGCCGTACTTAAGTTGTTGAAGTCTGGTGATGAGGTGATTTCTACCAGCGATTTATATGGTGGTTCTTATCGCTTATTTACGCAGATTTTTCAAGATTTCGGTATTAAATTTCACTTTGTAGGAATGGAAAATGCGGGAAATATTGAGAACCTCATCAATGAGAATACAAAACTTATTTGGGTAGAAACGCCTACTAACCCTATGATGAATATTATTGATATAGAGGCAGTCTCAAAAATTTCTAAAAAGCATCAATTACTTCTAGCAGTAGATAATACGTTTGCTACTCCTTATTTGCAGCGACCTTTAGATTTAGGAGCAGATATTGTCATGCATAGTGCAACTAAATATTTAGGTGGTCATAGTGATGTCGTTATGGGCTCTTTAGTAGTTAAGGATGAAAATCTAGCTAACAGATTATACTTTATTCAAAATGCTAGTGGAGCAGTTCCAGGACCACAGGATTGTTTTTTAGTATTGAGAGGAATTAAGACGCTACATGTGCGCATGCAACGGCATTGTGAGAATGGTAAAGCTGTAGCTCATGCCTTAAGAAATAATGAATTAGTAGGTAAGGTATATTGGCCTGGTTTTGAAGACCACCCCAATCATGATATTGCGACTAGACAAATGAGTGATTACGGTGGTATGGTTTCATTTACTACAAAGGCAGGTACTCTCGAGAGCGCGGTTAGAGTAGTAGAAAATTTAAAAGTATTCACTCTAGGAGAATCTTTAGGTGGAGTAGAGTCTCTTGCAGGTCATCCAGCAAGTATGACCCATGCTAGTATACCTAAAATTGATCGTGAGAAAACGGGTGTGGTAGATTCATTAATCCGGTTAAGTATAGGTATTGAAGATGTTGATGACCTAATTGAAGATTTAAAACAAGCACTCGCTTCATCTTAAAAACCATTTATATAAAAAAAGGCAACCTAATGGCTGCCTTTTTTTATAAGTATTAAAACTATTACTTATAAATAATAAATATAGCCAACATTGAACCACCATATAAAATCAAAAGAGCGGTTGTTGACATTGCGAGGACTTAATCCATCTACATAATTGCTATCATAATAATGCCATGCGCTAGAAACTAAAAGGTCACTTAATTCACTTACCTTATATCTAAAACCTATATCACCTACTAATGCAAACGTACTACCTTGCGAGGTGTCTATACGATCGATAAATGTAGGATAAGTGGTCACTGGATTATTAAGTGGTCCTAAGGTAGAAGTAGCTTCTGGTCTAAAATTCACATAATGAGCTCCTATACCAAAATAAGGTGCAAACTTAGGTTGGCCTTCTTGAAAATCTCTAATACTTAAAGGAAACCATTCTAGGTGAGTTCCTATTTCAAAAACTTTTGCTTTACCAGTCATCGATCTTAATTGAAGACCAGCTAGACTAGGTCTGTCAGCGAGTTCACTTAAGTGCTCAAGACTGGTAACATGGTAAGCTAATTGATTTCTAATTTTAAAATGATCATTCCAGTATGTGTCTTGTGTATAACAATTACAATCTGCTCTATATGCAAAGTTAATATAATGCACTAGACCTATACCAGTTCCTACATTACCTTTATTAGTAGGCCAGTCATAACGCTCTCCATAATCTGATTGAAAAGCAACCGGTCCAGCAATTACACCTATTTCATGAGAGATACCTAACTGTGCATCTACCGTTTGTACAGTACAAATAACTGCTATTAAAAATCCAATAAAGCGTAGGGTCTTAATCATGATTATGGCATTGATAAAGCGACAAATATAATAAAATGTTAAGGATACTAATGATAGTATAACCTCTTTAAAACATGAAGTTTATATTAAACTCATTTTATATATAACGTAATATCAAAGCTACTATTCTTTAACTACTTAAATAAATGACAAAATTTATATCACTATTGTACATTAATATATATTTGCATTATCAACGAAAACGTTTTCTTTAAACGTAATTATTATTATAATAATGGAAAAAACATTGAAAGTTTTATCGATTTGATAAAAAGTAAGAACCCTAACGAGCCAGAATTCATTCAGGCAGTTAGTGAAGTGGCAGAAGCTGTAATACCTTTTATCGAGAACAATCCTCAATATGCTAGCGATAAATTGCTAGAGCGCATGGCAGAGCCAGAACGTGTAACTATGTTCCGTGTGCCATGGACAGATGATAATGGGGAAGTTCAAGTAAACCGCGGTTACCGTATACAAATGAACAGTGCCATAGGTCCTTACAAAGGTGGATTAAGATTTCACCCATCTGTAAATTTAAGTATACTTAAATTTCTTGCTTTTGAACAAGTGTTTAAAAACAGCTTAACAACACTGCCTATGGGTGGTGGTAAAGGTGGTGCTGACTTTAACCCTAAAGGTAAGTCTGATCGCGAGGTTATGCGTTTCTGTCAATCATTCATGGTTGAACTACAACGTGTTATCGGTGCAGATACGGATGTGCCTGCTGGTGATATAGGAGTAGGTGGCCGCGAGATAGGTTACTTATTTGGTTATTATAAAAAATTAAGAAATGAATTTACAGGTATTCTTACTGGTAAAGGACGTTCTTATGGAGGTTCTTTAATACGTCCAGAAGCAACAGGATACGGTAACGTATACTTTGCAGAAAATATGTTGAAGACCCGTGGAGAATCCATCAGTGGTAAAACAACAGTTATTTCAGGATCTGGAAATGTAGCACAGTATGCTGCAGAAAAGATTCTGCAACTAGGTGGTAAAGTAGTAACGATGTCAGATTCTGGTGGATACATTCACGATGCAGATGGTATTGATACAGATAAGCTAGCCTTTATTATGGATCTTAAAAATAATAAGCGTGGTCGTATTTCAGAATATGTATCACAATATCCTAGTGCAACATATCATGAAGGTGAACGTCCATGGTCCGTTAAATGTGATATAGCGCTACCATGTGCTACTCAAAATGAGTTGAACGGTGATGAGGCAAAAACCTTAGTTTCTAATGGCTGTATGTGTGTAAGTGAAGGGGCAAACATGCCTAGTACTCCAGAAGCAATTGAGCACTTTATCGATAATAAGATTTTATTTGCTCCAGGAAAAGCTTCTAATGCTGGTGGTGTAGCAACATCTGGTCTTGAAATGTCTCAAAACTCTATGCGATATAGCTGGACTGCAGAAGAGGTAGACAATAAATTACACGGTATCATGAACGATATTCACGAGGCATGTGTAGAATACGGTAAGGATAGTGATGGATTTGTAGACTATGTAAAAGGTGCAAACATTGCTGGATTTGTTAAAGTAGCAGATGCTATGCTAGCACAAGGAATTGTTTAGTATTGCTTTCGCGAAAGCGTAACCATAATTTTAAACCTCTGAATTAGATTTCAGGGGTTTTTTTATGACTCATTATTAAAGGTTATTTTTGACCTTAACGTATATTATATATCTTTAAAAGACGTTTGCTTTATATGAAGCGATTATTTCTAATATTATTAGTGTTATCCCAATGGTCATGGGCCCAAGATTTTTCTAATCAATGGGAAGCTTTTTTCTCATATTCAAATATTATTGATCTAGAGCAAAATGGTGACTTAATTTATGCCGCTAGTGATAATTCCATTTTTGTTTATGATACCTTGTTGGGGTCGTTTGAGACCATAACTACCGTTAATGGGCTAAGTGGTGAATCCATATCTCAGATTCATTATAGTGAAGCAAAGAATTTATTAATAATAGCCTTTAATAATGGTTTGATACAGGTAGTGCCAGAGACTGGTGATGTCATAAATGTGGTCGCTATAAGAGATAAGCAAACCATATCACCTGTGGAGAAAGGTGTTAACGAATTTCTTGAAAGAGGTGATTTATTATATATGGCAACTGATTTTGGTATCGCTATCTATAACTTAGAATTGCTAGAATTTGATGATACTTATTTTATAGGTGATAATGGAGCTCAACTTGCTATTAACTCTATTGATGTATCTGGCGGATTTATCTATGCCGCAACCAGTAATGGTGGTATGAGAAGAGCAAGTATATCTAATCCATTTTTACTGGATTTCATGAATTGGACTCAAATTAATAATGATAGTTGGGATGAAGTAACCACTTTTAATAACAGCGTGTATGCAGTTACTCAAGGAAGATTTGTGGGAACGCCTAATGGTTCTGGTTCTTTTAGCGGAATTGGGTTACAGTTGCCTGCAAGGTCTACAGATGCTCACGTAAATCAGGATTTTATTACATATGCCACTACAGATTTTGTTTTAGTATATGATACAAATTTTAATGAGATTTTCAGAGTAGATGATATTAATGGAGAGAGCTATAATTATACCAGTGCTATTTTATTTAATGACAATTTGTTTATAGGAACAGAGACTGCGGGAATGCTGCGAGTTAAGATCTCAAATCCTATTGACAATGAATTTATCATAGCAGATGGTCCAGCCTTTAACTCTGTTTTCTCTGTTCAAACATTGCCTAATGAACTATGGGTTACTTATGGTTCACATGATGTTTTTTATACTCCAGACAATGCTATTAGAGGTATAAGTCATCTTGTTGAAGAAGGATGGATCAATTATTCAAATACAGAAGTAAGTGGTCTACGCAGCATACCTAAGGTAACTATTAATCCAGACAACCCTAACGATCTAGTTGTTCATTCTATGAATAATGGATTGATAGATTTTATTGACGGTGTAGCCGGAACGCAATATGGTATTAATAACAGTACATTAGAGAGTATATTACCACCATCAGAGTTTTTTGTGAGAATTCCTGATGGCGCTTATGACTCTCAGGGAAATTTATGGGTAATACAGTCACAGGTAGATAATGCTTTACATAGAAGAAGTCCTTCTGGTCAATGGACCTCTTTTGATGTAGGATCAGTATATGAAGAGGTTTCTAGCAGCTCAAGTACTACTAAAATTCTGGTAACTAGAGATGATAAGATAATCTTTGGCTCTACAGATGGTGGACTTATAGGATATGATCCAGCTTTAGATCAATACTCTAGGCTTACAGAAGGTCTTCAAGAAGGTGATTTGATTAATAATTATATTAGTACGATAAGAATAGACCAGCGTGATCAATTGTGGATAGGATCTAATCTAGGATTAAGAGTTCTTACTAGTGTAAATAGTTTGTTCTCAGATGATATTCAAGATACTAGAGCTATCATTATAGAAGATGTAGATGATATCCCTAGAGAATTATTGAGAGATGAAGCTGTACTGGATATTGAAGTGGATGGAAATAATAATAAATGGGTAGCCACAGGAAGTTCTGGTGTTTTTCTTTTTAGCCCTAGCGGTAGTGAAACTATTTTTCAGTTTACAAAAAATAATTCTCCATTACCAGATAATGAAGTTAGGGACATCGCTATAGATGAGACAACTGGATTAATATACTTTGCCACTAAAAATGGATTAGTAGCCTTTAAAGGAGATAGAGCAAGTAAACCACAAGAAAATCTCGAGAATGTTTATGCTTTTCCTAATCCAGTGCGACCAGGATTTGATGGTAATGTAACTATTGATGGATTAACAAATAGAGCACGTGTGAAAATTACCGATATAGAAGGTAACTTAGTATTTGAAAAAGTTTCCCAAGGAGGAAGTATTCAATGGGATACACGTAGTTTTTCTGGGAATAAGGTCGCTAGTGGCGTATACATGTTATTTATTTCTACTGATGATAACATAGAGACCACGGTTTCTAAATTAATGATAGTTAGATAAATGCTTACTCGCACACCGGCTATAGTATTGTCTACTATTAAGTATGGCGAGGCAGATTTAATCGCTCGATTATATACTAGAGAGTTAGGAACTCAATCATACATGCTTAAAGGTGTGCGTAAATCACGCAAGGGAAAATTGCGCATATCTTATTTTCAGCCCTTAATACAATTAGATATTGTAACCCAACATAAAGGAAAAGGATCGCTAGAGTATATTAAAGAGGCTCATGTTACACCTGCCTATGATACCATTTATACGGATATTATAAAAAGTAGTGTAGTAATGTTTTTCTCTGAAATGTTAACGCAATTATTGACTGAGCAGCAACCAGACGCAAATCTATATGATTACCTCTCGAGCATATTTCAATTTTTAGATCAATCAGATGCCGTAGCAAATTTTTCTATTAAAACATTATTAGATCTTACGGCCCATATGGGCTTCCAGCCAGATGTGGAAACAATTGATTTTCCATATTTTAATTTATTAGATGGATCATTTGATAATAACGGTGTTTTACCACACCATGCCACTATAGAAGAAAGTAACTTAATTAAACTGTTTCTGGGCACGAATTTTGCAGCCATAAATGAGATTAAAATGAATCGAGAAGAGCGCAATAGCCTGTTAAATTTGGTCATTGATTATTTTCAGATACATTTGCACGTCTTTAAAAAACCTACGTCATTAACGATTTTAAAACAGCTATTCGATTCGTGAAAAAGCTACTATTGATATTTATAATATTAACTACTTTTCCTTCTATCGCACAAGTGGTTACGGTTGTAGATTCAGATACTAATGAGCCATTAGTTAATGTGGCTGTTTATAATAAATCAAAGTCTAAGTCTGCAGTGTCAGATATTGAAGGTCAGGTAGATTTAAAAACCTTTACAAATCAAGAGTATATTTATTTTCAAAGCATTTCATATGCTACTTTAAAAATTTTAAAAAG from Nonlabens arenilitoris harbors:
- a CDS encoding T9SS type A sorting domain-containing protein, whose protein sequence is MKRLFLILLVLSQWSWAQDFSNQWEAFFSYSNIIDLEQNGDLIYAASDNSIFVYDTLLGSFETITTVNGLSGESISQIHYSEAKNLLIIAFNNGLIQVVPETGDVINVVAIRDKQTISPVEKGVNEFLERGDLLYMATDFGIAIYNLELLEFDDTYFIGDNGAQLAINSIDVSGGFIYAATSNGGMRRASISNPFLLDFMNWTQINNDSWDEVTTFNNSVYAVTQGRFVGTPNGSGSFSGIGLQLPARSTDAHVNQDFITYATTDFVLVYDTNFNEIFRVDDINGESYNYTSAILFNDNLFIGTETAGMLRVKISNPIDNEFIIADGPAFNSVFSVQTLPNELWVTYGSHDVFYTPDNAIRGISHLVEEGWINYSNTEVSGLRSIPKVTINPDNPNDLVVHSMNNGLIDFIDGVAGTQYGINNSTLESILPPSEFFVRIPDGAYDSQGNLWVIQSQVDNALHRRSPSGQWTSFDVGSVYEEVSSSSSTTKILVTRDDKIIFGSTDGGLIGYDPALDQYSRLTEGLQEGDLINNYISTIRIDQRDQLWIGSNLGLRVLTSVNSLFSDDIQDTRAIIIEDVDDIPRELLRDEAVLDIEVDGNNNKWVATGSSGVFLFSPSGSETIFQFTKNNSPLPDNEVRDIAIDETTGLIYFATKNGLVAFKGDRASKPQENLENVYAFPNPVRPGFDGNVTIDGLTNRARVKITDIEGNLVFEKVSQGGSIQWDTRSFSGNKVASGVYMLFISTDDNIETTVSKLMIVR
- the recO gene encoding DNA repair protein RecO, encoding MLTRTPAIVLSTIKYGEADLIARLYTRELGTQSYMLKGVRKSRKGKLRISYFQPLIQLDIVTQHKGKGSLEYIKEAHVTPAYDTIYTDIIKSSVVMFFSEMLTQLLTEQQPDANLYDYLSSIFQFLDQSDAVANFSIKTLLDLTAHMGFQPDVETIDFPYFNLLDGSFDNNGVLPHHATIEESNLIKLFLGTNFAAINEIKMNREERNSLLNLVIDYFQIHLHVFKKPTSLTILKQLFDS